The genome window CTGACGTGGGTTTTGTTGCTGAGCCGTGTAGATTATCGTGTTGAAAAATGGGTCTTTCCATTATTCAAGACGCCCATAacattgtttctctctctcacacacaaatacaaacacattttaaaagccTACTGTCAGTTTCTATCAGACAAAGTGCACTCTTCTCTCTTATTCTTCACTGCAGTGGACTTGCTCTCTAACTGTCTCCCTCTCCAAAAGTGTGATTACGGAGCTGCATAACTGTCTCACTCTCCAAAAGAACAATACCGaacttacacatacagtatgcacgaTTCACTCTTTTGGGACAGTAAGAGGAGCTGGCTCTTTTTGAGTACAATAGAAGTCTCGCTCTCTATCGGTACAGTAAAGAAGTTGGTTTTAGTATCCATAGAGAAGCTGCCTCACTCTGTCGTCACAGTAAAGGAGCTGTCTTTCTGTATGAGTGCAGCAGAAGAGATGTCAAACTCTCAGTGTTACAGTGGAGAAGTTATCAAGTATCTTTCAGGCAGTAAAAGATAAAATCTTACTTGCAACATATGAACAGCACAGGACAGCAAAGTGAGGTCTGACTTGCGAaagtgcatgctgggaaaagGCCATGTGTCCAGGGAAGAGAAATCGAACCTGTACTCGTACATACACTGGGGCAGCAGACAGTCCTCCTAAACACACCCATAACACATACTCGTACACCCATGCCCAACCTGATCATCGTACCACTGCATGGCCCGTAGTTTAGTTGTCttgttcttttaattattattttgtcttccCGTGTCTTTGCACAATGTCACTGCTTTGTGTTGCTCTCTGCTCTCTATGTGAACCTGTAGTGATCTTGTGCCAGTAAAGCCATTCTGAAATTGAGCCCGCTACACAGCAAGTGGATTAAGTACTTCGGTCACTCCGTTTAGTTTTGCCAAATGGCTTTATGGTGGGCAACCTGTAGAAGTGAGGCAATGCAGGAGGTAAATGAGATggatagagttttttttttttacttcattttcttctcaatTTGGTCCTTTGCCAATTCCCACCCACAAGCACTGCCCATCACACAACAGCTACCTTACAAATGACataatcgcacacacacacacacacacacacacacacacacacacaaagggggAGGGAAGCATATTGTGAGTTATTTTGTAGCTTTTGGAAGGCTGAATTATGACTCTTAATCTATAATATGGTTTAGAGCATTATATTAATGAATGCAGTTAATCTAAAATTCCGTCTTTTCCAAACCGAAGTTTCAGTTTTGCCTTAAACCACGACATCATCATATAAACTGACAGTTTCTATACAAGATTAACTAAAATTGTTTTCTGTATAATAGGGCTGGacatttgatcatgaaaaaacatattgtgattattttgacacatattgCCATTGAGATTTAAACTGCGATAAGTAACTATTAAATCAGCCATTTGTATTCAAACAAATATGCTCTTTACTTATTAACtcagtattataatttttttaaataatgaaataccTAAAATATTGCCACCTCTACATAAATTCCCAGCTATGTGTATATTGCCTGCAATAAACTGCAGCCTTTTGCGATTAAATAATCGCACAGGTCCATACTGCAATTTGGATTTTTATGGATTTAATTGTGCAGCcctactgtataatatttatcTGATTTCTGCATGCCAAATCAAACAAATAAGCTTTCAAAGCTCAATTTTATTCTAAAAAAGCAGCGTGATGGAAGCAAGTTTGtaaaaatttgatttggtttaacATTTTCATGATACACATTTTGTATCCAAAGTATGTAGGTTTGTTAACAAACTGTCAGCAAGACAGAGTgccacatttaaaataaataaataaatgaacaaggaaaggcaggggaaaaaaatgaaatgcaagTGTTGTAAAAGCCTTATTGAATACCAGGATACTGTCGGAAAAGCATATTATGGTCTACAGCTCTTTCGAAATCATTATGATAACCCAAGTTCACTTTTCACCGTCAGCTATATCTGCGTAGTCTGCTCTGTTTAATTCTGCCTCGAGTTTCTCCGGCAGACAAAATGCATCTCTGTGTGATTTCTCTGTCTTTGTAGGCTTGTAACGAGTTTACCACTCACGTGATGAACCTGTTGCGAGAGCAGTCACGCACACGGCCCATCTCGCCCAAAGAGATCGAACGCATGGTCAGCATCATCCACCGCAAGTTCAGCTCCATCCAGATGCAGCTTAAGCAGAGCACCTGCGAGGCAGTGATGATCCTCCGCTCCCGCTTCCTCGATGCCAGGTCTGTCAGTTCATTAGTTACTGCGATTTACATATGTTGtcaaattgttgtttttttttgcatcatttaaaaaaaatttttgggaATGTACAGTGTTACTTGTTAAGGGACATTGCCAGTTATgtttgtgttagtttgtgtgcaCACGACCTTTTGAATCCTAAATCAGAATATTCAGAAACATTTTAGTTTtctaaaacagataaaaaaaacattttaaaaataaggcgTTCTaggtaaaatgtaaacaaattaaattagcTGTCCAGAACGGATGGAATAAAGTGCATACACTTTCCACTTGTTTATACTTCCTTCTGAGTGTGTAGGTGTTCCTGACAGTATCTGCATACAATGATAACATTGTTTAGCTTCTTTTGTGTCTTAGTGTATACAAGAGCTCAGATCCATGCACTCTCTGTTGCCACCTCTCCATCTCCCCTAAATCGACCTGTTCCTTGTGACAGGCATATCTATGTAAGCCTAACAATCGTGCAGTTTAATTGTGCACGTTTGCATTACCATGTTACTGAGGTCCGATCCATAGACGAGCCTCTACATGCCAAAGTGTGTGCTGTGCTTTccttctttaatgtaatcactTGTTCCCTTTGATGCATGCCCGGGATTTGCATATATTTCTTTGAGGATAAATCACACTGGAAGCCTTGAGTTGGAGGCATAACATTTAAATGAGCACCTCGCTCCCTTTTCACCATGCACTATCCATTCTACTGCAAATGATGGTGGCacgtctctctccctccccacCCCTGCCTGCTCAGTTCTTCAGCTTAATTCTTTCGCAGGCTGAGACCATGCTGTGCTCATTTGCATATGGTGAAGAGGGGCTTTGTGGGTAGGAAATCGTCTCGCTCTGTGTTGCGGGGGAGAAGCTTGCAGGGTTCACCGCTGCGTATGCAAAGCCCCCATGAGACAtgccacattcacacactcttaACCCAGGAGATGAGCAAAGCTGGCACCCACCGCTGCCTTCCTCTCCTCCAAAGCTTTTAAACCTCCTTCAGCACGTGTGTGAAGCTTGTACCGCGCTTCTTcgtgaataataaaaatcttcCGAATGTGAAGTGGCACATGTTTGTGCCAACGCCATCCCAACACGTATGCCAAACATAACTCGCATATGCAGTAAAGCCACGAACAAAATGCAGAGGGAGAGGATCTGTTACTAGATGAGGTAACATTAGTATTCAGTTGCACTAGTAAAACTTCTTGTGAATCCCCAAGCATGTCATCTCCTTCTTCGCAGGAGGAAAAGGCGGAACTTCAACAAACAGGCCACCGAGATCCTGAACGAGTACTTCTACTCCCACCTCAGTAATCCGTATCCCAGTGAGGAGGCCAAGGAGGAACTGGCCAAGAAATGCTCTATCACTGTCTCCCAGGTAGCTTCtgctttttttcacaaaaaaagtcAAGCTTTTAATAATACATGTAAATTCCTATTTATActttacacatatacacatactaaTCGGCGCTTAACAGAATAACCTGGAATAGATGGTGTGGGTACATTATGTGCTGCCTATACAGAGACACTTCTAATGTatctggctttaaaaaaaaccctctaaATCAATGCCTCTGATATTGTGTTAGAATGTTACCGCGatcataaatcataattataaataatagttTATGTTAAGCCTATATTTGTGCTTTGCTAACACAATTAAACGTAGAattttaattgtgcaaaaaaataattattcatagGTGACAGTGCGTAGAAATTGCTAAATTAAAAGTGACACGAACAAAATGAGATAACACCCTCGGAGATAAAGCCATTAAAATAGTACTTAATTAGAAGACTAGCTAAATAAAATGAGGATGAGTTTGCTGTTTTTCATCGTGTATGTTGTGaatgaggctttttttttttctccgccTTCTCCTTAGGCAAGTAAATTAGAATTTAGTGGATTgctcttatattttatatccAAACGTTAAGGTAACATGTGGAGATAACCAATTCGGAGCTTGTGCGCAAATGAAACATTTACCTTTTCCGTGACAAATAGCACCCGCAAAATAAAACTCAAGAGCTTACTGCTGTCCCAGATTTTGTTGTAACCTCGAGCACAGTTATTTAACTTTATGTAATACTGTAATTGATATCTGAAgcccatttttaaaaatatatatattttaatctcTATCCATGATTCCATCAGTCCTCTCCGCAAGAGAGAAATAATAGAGCTGTAACAATATTACAgtaggtatatacagtacagtagtaaaCTACAATATACTACTATTGTATTCCATTAAATTTTACctcttttttatgttattgCAATATGTTTTTTACTGCTTTCACAATTGCACATTGAATTTTGAAATAGTTATACCCACCTAGTGTATGTCAATTTAACTACCACTGCTACATGCATGTATGGATGTATGGAATGATGCGCTGTTTCTATACAGCACCTATAATTGCTTAGTGTGTTAGCCCATATGTAATGATCCTCGATTATGAACACCTGTGTTGCTGCACGTGAATATTCTGCACCTGCTTATGTTAAATGAATGAtgctcaaaaaaaacaaaaacgctTAATGAATCCGGGGTGACATAATTTGACGATGCATCTGGGTGCCGTTCTCGAACAGACTCTGCTCAGAATGATTGGTTGAGCGCGTCTGGTGCCATTTTGTAATAAAGAAACACGTTTAGCTGCTGTctaggcgtgtgtgtgtggggggggtgttTCCACAGGATTGATttggtttacattttaatgttgtttatcaTTAGCACGAGCCTTTATCCGCACAGCTTCATCTGGGAGTGTATTAGCGGTAATGGGTGTTAGTGCGTGTGAGGACGGATCCGTGCCGTCATAGTCCTTGATGATAGCTAGCTGCAGATGGAGTGACTTAATGAGATTGTTATTGGCTATCTTTTTTATTCTGACACTAATGCGAGTTTGCTCTTGTAGCGTTTGCATTCTTCACCTCTTCATATGCGGGGTTCTGAACGTGGAGGAGTCCTGTATTCGTCTATGGCTTTCTTTGTTATGTACTGCGTTGTTGtggtacagacagacagagagagagagagagagagagagagagataatcaTGCCATCTGTGTTCTGCATTATAGACAGTTTGGTATTTCTATGCTTAGAAAGGCTTTGTTAAATTATATCAAGCCCAGTGCTGTTGAGTATTTAGCaatattctgtttattttgcCCCAGGCTGGGTCATTTATAAGCAACAGTTATAAAAGTATCTTAAAATATCCAGTAGATTTTAGCCTAATCTAAGTAATGGTCAGTACATAATGACTGGGGATTGTTCTGATCTACAATTCAGTGCAGAGACTTCCTTTAGTTTACGTCACAGTAAACACCAGCAACTCACAGCTTAATGGAAACGTGTTGTTGCAGCACATAAGGTAGGccgaataaaataaaaaaaaatttcaaatagCAAATCAGGCTTAGAGTACGGCGACATATTTTCTGCCTCTCATCTCGGAATACGTCATTACAGTACCGATCAAAGCCATTATAGTCAGGTGTGAAGTAGATGGTCTAGGTGATTCATTGCTATATGTTGATTTGTTTCATTTGGGTTGCTATTACGTGTTCTTCCTGAGAATGATGAATTGTAGCAGTCAGCAGTTGTGGAATTACCTCACATCCTGATTTAGTGAAACTCTAAATCTAACAGAGTGTAAATTTGGGATGGAGAAAATGGGACATGCACTAACATCAAGTGTTTTGGCTCAGATTAACGTGATTAACAACAGCCATTTTAAACCCCTTAATTTcacctcgtttttttttttatccatataCCCGAACAGCATCtcggtaataaaaaaaaatctgtaaaaacgTTTTGGCGTGTTTGTTAGAGAGATCACGCCAAGCTCATGAAGTTCtgtgtcatttttattgttattccaCTTTCGGTaaagatttaaaacaattaattttgaCCTGAACCGAGAATAAGGTTTCATGAAGTTCTTGTGAAGTTACGAAATGAGAGCGTCAATTCATTTTTTCGGGCAGGTGTCCAACTGGTTCGGAAACAAACGAATCCGGTATAAGAAGAACATTGGAAAGTTCCAGGAGGAAGCCAACATGTACGCAGCCAGAACTGCAGTGAACGCAGCCAGCGTGTCAGCTCACGGCAGCCAGGCAAATTCCCCCTCCACCCCCAACTCAGCAGGTgggtaaatatacacacacgtcTCACAGCCGTGcgttaatcacacacactatcCCACGTTACGTTATAACATGATtccattcattttattattgcaGCTGCAAAAATGATTCCCAGTGGTCCAATAGATAAAGGTTGGACGAACGCAGCTATAGTGTAATTGTCTTCGGCTTATGTACACCTGAGACTTACCTCATTCTTTCAAACAGTAAAAACAGGTTTTATAGACATGTCTATTGGATTTTCAGCATTATTTTTCACTTGTCTAGCTTAAAACTATTCTGCTCCTTTAACTCTACAGTAGATTATATTGATAATTTATATTCATGACCCATTTACACTTGTCCATTTCATGCATCTTGATAAGATTTAaaccacacacattttacactcGGAGTCAGATTCATTAACAGTTCATATGCGACTAAGTTCAATGCATTCAAACACCAACTTGCAGTGtttcatgttttaaatgttttcttaatTCCACTTCATGATATTTTGTACTGTCATTAACGTAAAAGAAAAACGAACATCTGCATTCACAGACCTTGTGCGTTGTCAATGTGGCTTGGAGAGTCAGATAGGTTTACACTTGTGCAACCTGTGGGTAAAGTGTTTCTCAAAAGTGGTGTGAGCAATTCTCTGAGTGAGTCTGAGTTTGATTTGTCTGTGGATAATCTCCATCCAAACCCTGATACATTAAATGAACAAGTGTAAATAGATTTTATGAGAGAATACAGGTAACGTTTGTATTGGTCCGTTGGCGGAACCATCGTACAGCAAATAAGTAAATGTGCAAAGATATTGAGCGTGAGGATTGTGTAAGAGTACTCTTGGGATTACTCACTTTTATTGCCACTACTGAGTGGTTCAAACCAGCCATTTGTCCCAAAAACCATGAAAAGCCCTAACAGAGGTCATGCTTCCTCAGTCCACACTTTATGGGATTTGGTTCGCAGACAGAGCTGCAAGGAACACGGTAGTCACTCCATAAAcctttctgcattttttttattacgtcGTGAAGACGAGTGTGAGCTGTTATTGGATGAGTTGAGGTTatcatatttgtataaaaagaTGTAAAATGCCTTGTAATGCAGTTTTACAAGGATTTAAATTTCACTGAACTCCATCCCAGGCTTTTTAAACAGCAGGGTATGTAGGACAAGCAGCTTCCTCCATTAGCTAGCTAACACTACAACTCGCCTGCTCTTGCTTTAAACCTGTCCTACAGCGTTATCTCTTGCTCAGCCTTAGTGCTGATGCTCTGCTCTCTATGGGCTGCTCATTCTCTCTGCTCTGTTACGCTTGTCTAACTGTACTTCCGCATGTgctttttctccttctcctctctctacctcttgctctctctctctctgtgtctctctcttttcctcttttttttatttctctttgtctttctctctctctgtctctctttctccatctctgGTCTTCATGCTATTGcttcttcttcctctctcttaCACTATCTCTATCTTTgctacctctctctctttttctctctctccctcctctgCTCTTAGGTTCTGCTGGCTCTTTTAACATGTCCAACTCTGGTGATTTGTTTATGACTGTGCAGTCAATGAATGGCGATTCATACCAGGGGGCTCAAGTGGGAGCCAACGTGCAATCGCAGGTACAGTACACACCAGTCTGGTCACCTCATATGCTGGACATTTATTCTCATAAAGAATACTCTTAAAGATACATGGTGGTGTATAAAGACAAGAGCAGGCTACAGAGAGCAGATATGTCCACAAAGACGAGCAAGTTTAAAACTGGTATGGCTATTTGGCTTACAGAGAGTAACGGGacacaaacactttaaacaacCTCTGTTTAGGATTGTATGGAAAATGCTCAACATGGGATCTGTAATCAAAGCGGTTGGTAATGAACTTCTGTAGTTGTTTGCACTCAGAAAAAAGCAGATGTGCGTCTCAATAGTTGTTTAATGATTTGcaatattattacagtattgtTTATAAAAACACACTGGTGAGTAACAGAATCAGTTTGGCACTCatgtaatttataataaagtgtCAGAAATTGATGAATGATAAAAACCCAGCAAATCTGTTGAACTTGTTATCAAAGTGTGCAAGAAAAAGATGTACAATATGTGTAAACAAAATCCTTTGGCCTTTTGTCAGAACAATGAACAATTCTAACAAAAGTCCAGTCACCTTGACTCGCTGCCACAAGAATTATGCAGATGTTCTGTTTTACGCTTCTCCTTGGTTGCCATTTTTAGCTAGTTCTCGATGTATTTACATTGTTTCTGTGATTGTGTTTGCTTTGgattgttgttttctttttcttgctcATTGCTTCTGTGCTGTTTGACCTTGTGCTTTTTTCTGTTAGGGTTTGTTTTTGCTGCTGGTGCTTTCTCGTCGACCttgctttgtttatttgtgtgtgtgtgtgtgtgtttgtgtgcatctgTGCTGACCTTGTTATGTTGTTTATTGTGCGTTTTCAGGTGGATACCCTTCGCCATGTTATCAGTCAGACAGGAGGATACAGTGATGGCCTCACAGCCAACCAGATGTACAGTCCGCAGGGCATCAATGTAaggaaacaaaaactttttttttttttgttgtgcccTCTACCAATTATTTTAAAGCCATAGGGCTCTGAATGGCACTTGGTGGGACATGTCTTATCCCCAGTCACCCAGTGTAATCGGCTGTGTGTTGCTAACGCCACGGGGCTCGGACACACCCGTCACGTCCAATAAGATCTCTCCAAACACCTGCACTGACACGTGCCACACTGAGcagggagtttgtgtgtgtgtgtgtgtgtgtgtgtctgtaaacaGGTGAGATGGTCTGCACTGAGCTCCTCCCCACCCATACCTCATAGCTGCCCAAAGGCTAACTGAAAAGAGTAGAAGAAAAATACTATATCTTAATGCTAAAATTAAATCTAAGCTCATGGCCCGCTATGTTCGCCACCTTTCCTGTCCCTCTCATCATCTTcgtaatttaattatttgtttcctTCCGGGAGGGCGCTGCTGCTGGGGTTTTGGTGCGGTCGCAAAATTCACAGCGACAAGCCATGTGGTAAAGGGGAAAATCGatcagacagacacacagggaGCCGAGTGAGGACTTGGGACAGCAATCCAAGCACATTGCTCAGATCACATTCGCGCCGAGCTAATGGCCCTGACAGCGTAAGAGAGCGAGGGGGgcaggagagaaggagagagaggacgAGGAAGAGTAAGGTCAATGGCTGTG of Clarias gariepinus isolate MV-2021 ecotype Netherlands chromosome 6, CGAR_prim_01v2, whole genome shotgun sequence contains these proteins:
- the pbx1b gene encoding pre-B-cell leukemia transcription factor 1b isoform X3, yielding MDDQPRMMHSHAGVGMAGHPGLPQHMQEGTGGADGDGRKQDIGDILQQIMTITDQSLDEAQARKHALNCHRMKPALFNVLCEIKEKTVLSIRGAQEEEPPDAQLMRLDNMLLAEGVSGPEKGGGSAAAAAAAAASGGAGADNSAEHSDYRAKLSQIRQIYHTELEKYEQACNEFTTHVMNLLREQSRTRPISPKEIERMVSIIHRKFSSIQMQLKQSTCEAVMILRSRFLDARRKRRNFNKQATEILNEYFYSHLSNPYPSEEAKEELAKKCSITVSQVSNWFGNKRIRYKKNIGKFQEEANMYAARTAVNAASVSAHGSQANSPSTPNSAGGYPSPCYQSDRRIQ
- the pbx1b gene encoding pre-B-cell leukemia transcription factor 1b isoform X2, which codes for MQQRHMLSIRGAQEEEPPDAQLMRLDNMLLAEGVSGPEKGGGSAAAAAAAAASGGAGADNSAEHSDYRAKLSQIRQIYHTELEKYEQACNEFTTHVMNLLREQSRTRPISPKEIERMVSIIHRKFSSIQMQLKQSTCEAVMILRSRFLDARRKRRNFNKQATEILNEYFYSHLSNPYPSEEAKEELAKKCSITVSQVSNWFGNKRIRYKKNIGKFQEEANMYAARTAVNAASVSAHGSQANSPSTPNSAGSAGSFNMSNSGDLFMTVQSMNGDSYQGAQVGANVQSQVDTLRHVISQTGGYSDGLTANQMYSPQGINANGGWQDATTPSSVTSPTEGPGSVHSDTSN
- the pbx1b gene encoding pre-B-cell leukemia transcription factor 1b isoform X1, producing MDDQPRMMHSHAGVGMAGHPGLPQHMQEGTGGADGDGRKQDIGDILQQIMTITDQSLDEAQARKHALNCHRMKPALFNVLCEIKEKTVLSIRGAQEEEPPDAQLMRLDNMLLAEGVSGPEKGGGSAAAAAAAAASGGAGADNSAEHSDYRAKLSQIRQIYHTELEKYEQACNEFTTHVMNLLREQSRTRPISPKEIERMVSIIHRKFSSIQMQLKQSTCEAVMILRSRFLDARRKRRNFNKQATEILNEYFYSHLSNPYPSEEAKEELAKKCSITVSQVSNWFGNKRIRYKKNIGKFQEEANMYAARTAVNAASVSAHGSQANSPSTPNSAGSAGSFNMSNSGDLFMTVQSMNGDSYQGAQVGANVQSQVDTLRHVISQTGGYSDGLTANQMYSPQGINANGGWQDATTPSSVTSPTEGPGSVHSDTSN